The following proteins come from a genomic window of Pirellula staleyi DSM 6068:
- a CDS encoding Gfo/Idh/MocA family oxidoreductase, whose protein sequence is MSRGTNRRRFMQTTAALGVGFWVAGGVSPRESRSANETINFASVGVNGKGSSDSADAGRSGNMVAICDIDDQSLAKAATRFTDAKKYNDYRKMLDEMGKSIDAITVSTPDHCHGVIGAAAMKLGKHCFIQKPLTKSLHEARVLGQLAKDNKVATQMGNQGTASNSLREAAAVVKSGVLGTIKEVHVWTNRPVWPQGIDKPTDTPECPSHVHWPEFVGPVENRPYNPVYHPFKWRGWWAFGTGALGDMACHTLNMPFMALDLRDPVSVQATTSGHNMETFPSWSVIDYKFPERNGRAALTFMWYDGGKKPDPALFQGAKIDSSGCLVIGEKGALYAPGDYAERGLQMLGGITKPEVEYKKSPGHFEEWVAAIKGGESAMSNFPNYAAPLTETVLLGNLAVWAAAGEQDPEKKKAQGDVVGKKIEWDAANLTATNAPEVASIVKPEMKNGYSL, encoded by the coding sequence ATGAGTCGTGGAACCAATCGTCGTCGCTTTATGCAGACGACCGCTGCGCTGGGTGTTGGATTTTGGGTGGCTGGTGGCGTATCGCCCCGCGAAAGCCGCTCGGCCAACGAGACCATCAACTTTGCCTCGGTCGGTGTGAATGGCAAAGGTAGCAGCGACTCGGCCGATGCAGGCCGCTCGGGCAACATGGTTGCCATCTGCGACATCGACGATCAAAGCCTCGCCAAAGCTGCGACGCGCTTCACCGATGCCAAGAAGTACAACGACTACCGCAAGATGCTCGACGAGATGGGCAAGAGCATCGACGCCATCACGGTCAGCACCCCTGATCACTGCCACGGCGTGATCGGCGCTGCCGCGATGAAACTCGGCAAGCACTGCTTCATCCAGAAGCCACTCACCAAGAGCTTGCACGAAGCTCGCGTTCTCGGCCAACTCGCCAAGGACAACAAAGTCGCGACCCAAATGGGTAACCAAGGGACCGCCTCGAACTCGCTGCGCGAAGCAGCAGCTGTGGTGAAGAGCGGCGTGCTCGGCACCATCAAGGAAGTTCACGTTTGGACGAATCGTCCTGTGTGGCCTCAAGGTATCGACAAGCCAACCGACACCCCAGAATGCCCATCGCACGTGCACTGGCCAGAATTCGTCGGCCCTGTCGAAAACCGTCCTTACAACCCTGTCTATCACCCCTTCAAGTGGCGTGGTTGGTGGGCTTTCGGCACCGGCGCACTCGGAGATATGGCTTGCCATACTCTAAACATGCCATTCATGGCGCTCGATCTGCGTGATCCTGTCAGCGTGCAGGCCACCACTTCAGGCCACAACATGGAAACCTTCCCATCGTGGTCGGTCATCGACTACAAGTTCCCCGAACGTAACGGCCGCGCTGCCCTCACGTTCATGTGGTACGACGGTGGTAAGAAGCCCGATCCAGCCCTCTTCCAAGGTGCCAAGATCGATTCGAGCGGCTGCCTCGTGATCGGCGAAAAGGGAGCTCTCTACGCTCCTGGTGATTACGCCGAACGTGGTCTGCAAATGCTCGGTGGTATCACCAAGCCTGAAGTGGAATACAAGAAGTCGCCTGGCCACTTCGAAGAATGGGTTGCCGCTATCAAGGGTGGCGAGTCGGCCATGTCGAACTTCCCGAACTACGCTGCACCTCTCACCGAGACCGTGCTGCTGGGTAACCTCGCTGTCTGGGCCGCCGCTGGCGAACAAGACCCCGAGAAGAAGAAGGCCCAAGGCGATGTGGTTGGCAAGAAGATCGAATGGGATGCGGCGAACCTCACCGCTACCAACGCTCCCGAAGTTGCCAGCATCGTGAAGCCAGAAATGAAGAACGGCTACTCGCTCTAA
- a CDS encoding ABC transporter permease subunit: MFFGPLLTRELVVQPRRPQLFLARGVYVTAVLVLMSTAWLVLAGTQLVRNIGDLARFGSMLFQILAPLQLALLAFQAAMTSASAVAQEKDKKTLLLLLMTQLANRELVLGKLLGSMLPVLSMLLASAPVMVLLTLLGGVSTSQVFRVLVVTLVTMLAAGSLGSTVALAREKTFQALSVTALLIVLWVGLFEAAVIVGPEIRLGSITLAQVGEAASPLRAILSAAHPFSTTRSLLAPIELAYTLIALSLTVLLNVLAIVQLRVWNPGRDIMPTTAAMEGEFSSAAGMMDVSDEQARSTHVDARVRTVNRKSREVWDNPILWREACTWAYGRKVIVVRIAYLLLFAGVMFGLYQAATSGQVTRPSDAAGIVPPAVRLLAPFCLVSLVIVNALAVNSITNERDGGALDLLLVTDISPLEFIAGKLGGVAWVTKEMILLPILLLAYLSISGGLSLQNFCYAAMGLLLMSLFVMTLGIHYGLNYASSRTAIGVSLGTVFFLFLGVVTLILLMISFSSSFQTQLAPFLAFIVGGSVGLYVTLGNRNQSQAIALSSLLLPFATFFAITSFLLGHWLQVFLVVAATYGFTTVAMLVPAISAFDVAMGRTKSAGDE, from the coding sequence GTGTTTTTCGGACCCCTCTTAACACGTGAACTTGTCGTCCAACCTCGGCGACCTCAGCTGTTTCTCGCACGCGGCGTCTATGTGACGGCTGTTCTCGTGCTGATGAGCACCGCTTGGCTCGTGCTGGCCGGAACGCAGCTCGTCCGCAACATCGGCGACCTGGCGCGGTTTGGATCGATGCTGTTTCAAATCCTTGCGCCGCTGCAACTCGCACTGTTGGCGTTTCAAGCCGCCATGACCAGCGCCTCGGCGGTGGCTCAAGAGAAAGATAAAAAAACGCTCCTACTGCTCCTGATGACGCAGCTGGCAAATCGCGAACTAGTGCTCGGTAAACTCCTCGGGAGCATGCTCCCGGTCCTCTCGATGCTGCTGGCCTCGGCACCAGTGATGGTGCTGCTGACGCTGCTCGGCGGGGTCAGCACGTCGCAAGTTTTTCGCGTTCTAGTCGTAACGCTGGTCACCATGCTCGCCGCTGGCAGCCTCGGATCAACCGTGGCTCTTGCTCGCGAGAAAACCTTCCAGGCACTTTCGGTCACAGCACTTTTGATCGTGCTATGGGTCGGACTTTTCGAAGCAGCGGTGATTGTCGGCCCCGAGATTCGGCTGGGGAGTATCACGCTGGCTCAAGTGGGTGAAGCGGCCAGCCCGCTCCGCGCGATCTTGTCGGCAGCGCATCCGTTTTCCACCACCCGCTCACTCCTTGCGCCGATTGAACTGGCTTACACCCTTATCGCCTTGTCTCTAACGGTGCTGCTGAACGTGCTGGCCATTGTGCAACTTCGCGTCTGGAATCCGGGCCGCGATATCATGCCCACCACCGCCGCGATGGAAGGGGAATTCTCTTCCGCTGCTGGCATGATGGACGTTAGCGACGAACAAGCGCGGTCGACCCACGTCGACGCGCGCGTGCGAACCGTGAATCGCAAGAGCCGAGAAGTTTGGGACAACCCCATCCTGTGGCGCGAAGCGTGCACCTGGGCCTATGGCCGCAAAGTGATTGTTGTTCGCATTGCCTATTTGCTCCTCTTTGCCGGTGTCATGTTCGGGCTCTATCAGGCCGCTACATCGGGGCAAGTGACACGACCTAGCGACGCCGCTGGTATTGTTCCTCCCGCCGTACGTCTGCTCGCGCCGTTCTGTCTCGTGAGCCTCGTCATCGTCAATGCACTGGCGGTGAACTCGATCACCAACGAACGCGATGGCGGTGCTCTCGATCTGCTGCTCGTGACTGATATATCGCCCCTGGAATTCATCGCCGGAAAGCTCGGCGGTGTCGCTTGGGTGACGAAAGAGATGATCCTGCTACCGATTCTGCTGCTGGCCTATTTGTCGATCAGCGGCGGGCTATCGCTACAGAATTTCTGCTATGCCGCGATGGGACTCTTGCTAATGAGTCTTTTTGTGATGACACTCGGCATTCACTACGGGCTCAATTATGCCTCGTCCCGCACAGCCATTGGTGTGAGCCTCGGAACGGTCTTCTTCCTGTTCCTCGGCGTGGTGACACTCATCCTGCTGATGATTTCGTTCAGCAGTTCGTTCCAAACGCAGCTGGCCCCCTTCTTGGCATTCATTGTGGGTGGCAGCGTTGGGCTTTATGTCACGCTCGGCAATCGCAACCAGTCGCAGGCGATCGCGCTGTCGTCGCTCCTGTTGCCGTTTGCAACCTTCTTTGCAATCACCAGCTTTTTGCTGGGGCACTGGTTGCAGGTGTTTCTGGTTGTCGCCGCAACTTACGGTTTTACCACCGTAGCGATGCTCGTCCCGGCTATCAGCGCCTTCGACGTAGCCATGGGGCGCACCAAGAGCGCTGGAGACGAATAG
- the tsaB gene encoding tRNA (adenosine(37)-N6)-threonylcarbamoyltransferase complex dimerization subunit type 1 TsaB gives MGCVRPRSTSAKPRKSLGLALGLVKAKQGRVVVIVATNKPLATQHLATSSYRERPRVRILAIESSDIGASVAVLHDPMSAGGSELLVEVPSAMRSARGIHPAIDKLLGEAAVEPSQIDVVAVSIGPGSFTGLRVGITAAKVFAWATGARVVAVDTLQVIARGVPVSSDPATILHVVLDAQRGDLFAGKFVVDSSGKLPQWKQLGETDLLSGAVWLALLEKWQWVAGRGLTKIVKKLPEDVVLVEEQYWSPSALELGRLAWERAQHEAFDDVWALAPRYLRLSAAEEKRGAS, from the coding sequence GTGGGGTGCGTACGTCCGCGATCCACATCCGCCAAACCGCGAAAAAGTCTAGGACTGGCTTTAGGTTTGGTCAAGGCGAAGCAGGGGAGGGTAGTAGTGATTGTAGCGACAAACAAGCCCCTTGCTACGCAGCATCTAGCGACTTCATCGTATCGTGAGAGACCACGCGTGAGAATTTTGGCCATCGAAAGTTCAGATATCGGGGCGAGTGTGGCTGTGCTACACGATCCTATGAGCGCGGGGGGCAGTGAGTTGCTGGTGGAGGTTCCCTCCGCGATGCGAAGTGCCCGTGGCATCCACCCCGCCATCGACAAACTGCTCGGCGAAGCAGCTGTGGAGCCCTCCCAGATCGACGTAGTGGCTGTTTCGATCGGTCCCGGCTCGTTCACCGGGCTGCGTGTCGGAATCACCGCTGCCAAGGTGTTTGCCTGGGCCACCGGGGCGCGAGTGGTGGCTGTCGACACGCTGCAAGTGATTGCCCGGGGTGTGCCGGTGAGTTCCGACCCCGCCACCATTTTGCACGTGGTGCTCGACGCCCAGCGTGGCGACCTGTTTGCGGGAAAGTTCGTGGTCGACAGCAGCGGCAAATTGCCGCAGTGGAAGCAGTTAGGAGAGACCGATCTTCTTTCAGGAGCCGTCTGGCTGGCGTTGCTGGAAAAGTGGCAATGGGTTGCTGGGCGGGGACTTACGAAGATCGTGAAGAAGCTTCCCGAAGATGTTGTGCTGGTCGAGGAGCAGTACTGGTCTCCCTCGGCGCTCGAGCTAGGGCGTTTGGCATGGGAGCGAGCCCAGCACGAGGCATTCGACGACGTTTGGGCCCTCGCTCCTCGCTATCTGCGGCTGAGTGCTGCCGAGGAGAAGCGGGGAGCCTCGTAA
- a CDS encoding response regulator — MEQRSIVILLAEDNPAHARLVERSLASNRVLNKLMHVSDGEEAVAYLRRESPFTDPELSPRPDVVLLDLRLPKVDGLEVLRQIKTDPELMQLPVVVLSTSQSDIDVARAYQLHANSYVVKPLDFTALTQLIGDLGYYWLVWNRSPNRTLQD, encoded by the coding sequence ATGGAACAGCGATCGATCGTCATTTTGCTCGCCGAAGATAATCCCGCCCATGCGCGTTTGGTCGAGCGAAGTCTCGCTTCGAATCGGGTGCTGAATAAACTCATGCATGTCAGTGATGGTGAAGAGGCGGTGGCCTATTTGCGGCGTGAATCACCTTTCACTGATCCAGAATTATCACCCCGGCCCGATGTGGTGCTGCTCGATCTGCGGCTTCCCAAGGTCGACGGTCTGGAGGTGCTGCGACAGATCAAGACCGATCCCGAGTTAATGCAGCTTCCCGTGGTCGTTTTGTCGACTTCGCAATCGGATATCGATGTGGCCCGAGCCTATCAGTTGCACGCTAATAGCTATGTCGTGAAGCCTCTCGATTTTACGGCGCTGACTCAACTGATTGGCGACCTGGGATACTACTGGCTCGTTTGGAACCGCAGCCCCAATCGTACCTTGCAAGATTAA
- a CDS encoding metallophosphoesterase family protein: protein MKRALISDIHANWEALKVVLDDIRAHGIKEIFCLGDIVGYGPNPCQCLDEIIAKSKITILGNHDQATLFDPDGFNPVALRAVYWTRQQLEEGPGTPAVRNRRWDFLGELHRTHTEGDYLFVHGSPREPTNEYIFPEDIYNQRKMDAQFGRIQKYCFQGHTHLPGIFTSDYRFVPPEDCNYTYRLPDEKTLVNVGSVGQPRDGDNRACYTILEDGVVTFRRLDYPVEETRRKIYEIPELDNMLGDRLLAGR from the coding sequence GTGAAGCGTGCCCTGATCAGCGATATCCATGCCAACTGGGAAGCACTGAAAGTGGTGCTCGATGATATCCGTGCCCACGGCATCAAAGAAATCTTTTGCCTCGGCGATATCGTCGGCTATGGCCCCAATCCATGCCAATGCCTCGACGAGATTATTGCCAAAAGCAAAATTACGATCCTGGGGAACCACGATCAAGCCACGCTGTTTGATCCCGATGGCTTCAATCCCGTTGCTCTGCGGGCGGTCTACTGGACTCGGCAGCAACTAGAAGAAGGCCCTGGCACGCCCGCCGTTCGCAACAGACGCTGGGATTTCCTGGGCGAACTTCACCGGACTCACACCGAGGGTGACTATCTGTTCGTCCATGGCAGCCCACGCGAGCCAACGAACGAATACATCTTCCCCGAAGACATCTATAACCAGCGAAAAATGGATGCTCAGTTCGGCCGCATCCAAAAATACTGCTTCCAAGGGCACACGCATTTGCCCGGCATTTTTACGTCGGACTACCGCTTTGTTCCGCCGGAAGATTGCAACTACACCTACCGCTTGCCCGACGAAAAAACGCTCGTGAATGTCGGTAGTGTTGGTCAGCCTCGCGATGGCGATAACCGCGCTTGCTACACCATTTTGGAAGATGGCGTGGTGACGTTCCGACGGCTCGACTACCCGGTCGAAGAGACCCGGCGCAAGATCTACGAGATCCCCGAACTCGACAACATGCTCGGCGATCGCTTGCTGGCGGGCCGATAG
- a CDS encoding ATP-binding protein has translation MNQVSIEILLLEDEPAHVALVRRAFSGESDPYELVVCSTLAEARHYLQSHVPSAAIVDMGLPDGRGTDLLTEGDQAARFPTIILTSQGSERAAVESIKAGALDYITKSPTSLLDMPQLVRRVMREWQLMADREQARRALADEEQRFRQMAEHIRDVFWMYDLVNRKVLYVSPAFEAIWGRPPSFLSEPPEVVLTAAHMEDRARVRLEPNEWTSTTVHDQVFRIVRPDGAIRWIHDRRFPITDPDGQIRRIVGVAEDVTDRQEASDKLQQQFVEMCHVARLSTMGELVAGIAHEVNQPLYAIANYSAAASDALRAGGELPIEQMRQWNDDISKAVTRAADVIKRIRAYVSKGPSQRVPTNISTLVEESIELVAIEARRSKVQVHLNVSRPSPILEVDPVAIQQVMCNVLLNAYEAMQSLPAESRVARVATYVEPRYVRIEISDNGPGLTPQVEQQLFVPFFTTKPSGMGMGLAISKTIVDAHGGDISARSNDRGTTIVVRLPLADADSARAAERQDHELAAWHM, from the coding sequence ATGAATCAAGTGTCGATTGAAATTCTATTACTGGAAGATGAGCCGGCTCACGTTGCGCTCGTGCGCCGGGCATTTTCTGGTGAGAGCGATCCGTACGAGCTCGTGGTGTGCAGCACTTTGGCCGAGGCACGCCACTATTTGCAGTCGCACGTCCCTTCCGCAGCTATTGTCGACATGGGCTTGCCCGATGGTCGGGGCACCGACCTGTTGACCGAAGGGGATCAAGCAGCTCGCTTTCCCACGATCATTCTGACGAGTCAAGGTAGCGAGCGAGCGGCTGTCGAGTCGATCAAGGCGGGTGCTCTCGACTACATCACGAAATCGCCGACATCGCTGCTCGACATGCCGCAGCTCGTGCGGCGCGTGATGCGCGAATGGCAGTTGATGGCCGATCGCGAGCAAGCACGCCGCGCTCTGGCGGACGAAGAGCAGCGGTTTCGGCAAATGGCCGAGCACATCCGCGATGTGTTTTGGATGTACGACCTGGTGAATCGCAAAGTGCTGTACGTGAGTCCGGCCTTCGAAGCGATATGGGGACGACCGCCGTCGTTCCTGTCAGAGCCGCCTGAGGTAGTCCTTACCGCCGCGCATATGGAAGATCGTGCCAGGGTTCGTCTCGAGCCGAATGAGTGGACCTCGACCACGGTGCACGATCAGGTGTTTCGCATCGTGCGTCCCGATGGCGCGATTCGCTGGATTCACGATCGTCGCTTCCCGATTACCGATCCCGATGGACAGATTCGTCGCATCGTGGGTGTGGCCGAGGATGTCACCGATCGACAAGAGGCGAGCGATAAGCTGCAGCAGCAGTTCGTGGAGATGTGCCACGTTGCTCGGCTGTCGACGATGGGAGAACTGGTGGCGGGTATCGCGCACGAAGTGAATCAGCCTCTTTATGCGATTGCGAATTACTCCGCTGCTGCCAGCGACGCGCTGCGGGCCGGTGGTGAGCTGCCGATCGAGCAGATGCGTCAATGGAACGACGATATTTCGAAGGCAGTGACGCGGGCTGCTGATGTGATCAAGCGAATTCGCGCCTACGTTTCTAAAGGACCGTCGCAGCGAGTTCCGACGAACATCAGCACGCTGGTGGAAGAGTCGATCGAACTTGTGGCGATCGAAGCACGCCGCTCGAAGGTGCAAGTTCATTTGAATGTGTCGCGACCTTCCCCCATCTTGGAAGTCGACCCTGTCGCGATCCAGCAAGTGATGTGCAACGTGCTGCTAAATGCCTACGAGGCGATGCAGTCGCTGCCAGCCGAGTCGCGCGTTGCCAGGGTGGCAACGTATGTCGAGCCGCGCTATGTGCGGATCGAAATCAGCGATAATGGTCCGGGACTTACGCCCCAGGTGGAACAGCAGCTGTTTGTTCCTTTCTTTACGACCAAGCCGAGTGGCATGGGGATGGGGCTGGCGATTAGTAAAACGATTGTCGACGCCCACGGCGGCGATATCTCTGCTCGGAGTAACGATCGGGGCACCACCATCGTGGTTCGGCTGCCGCTTGCCGACGCCGACTCGGCGCGCGCGGCCGAGCGTCAGGATCATGAACTCGCGGCCTGGCACATGTAA
- a CDS encoding bifunctional nuclease family protein: MPVQMQLSRIIISEINEQQVIYLKEVDGERQFPILIGIFEAQSIKSGAQRMRSPRPRTHELLVNAIEQLGGTLDSVVISDLKEHIYYAKLRVRVDGELVEIDSRPSDAIAVAMATDPPLPIYVAEEVLEEAGS; this comes from the coding sequence ATGCCTGTGCAAATGCAGCTGTCGCGGATCATTATCAGCGAGATCAACGAGCAGCAGGTGATTTATCTGAAGGAAGTCGATGGCGAGCGTCAGTTCCCGATTCTGATCGGCATCTTCGAAGCGCAGAGCATCAAGAGTGGTGCTCAGCGAATGCGCTCGCCGCGCCCCCGGACCCACGAATTACTGGTAAATGCGATCGAGCAACTAGGGGGAACCCTGGATAGCGTGGTGATCAGCGATCTGAAGGAACACATCTACTACGCCAAGCTGCGAGTGCGGGTAGATGGTGAGCTCGTCGAAATCGATTCCCGCCCCAGCGACGCCATTGCGGTGGCGATGGCCACCGATCCACCGCTACCGATCTATGTCGCCGAAGAAGTGCTGGAAGAAGCGGGAAGCTGA
- a CDS encoding sigma-70 family RNA polymerase sigma factor encodes MPAADEGNLDARVVAALYVEHGEELRRFLLGVLGDPQLASDVLQATFTRLLERGNETREESRKAWLFRVAFHEAMAIRRRDAVGDKIFRKIAWQRDHTSDASDEPLLRLETVEQVRAALSDLPPDQLQIVRMRIYEEKTFATIAAELNIPLGTALGRMRAAIIKLRSKLEPASDEFDRGS; translated from the coding sequence TTGCCGGCGGCGGACGAAGGAAACCTGGATGCACGCGTGGTGGCCGCGCTCTACGTCGAACATGGCGAAGAGTTGCGCCGCTTCCTGCTGGGCGTGCTGGGGGATCCGCAGCTGGCCAGCGATGTGCTGCAGGCCACCTTCACTCGGCTGCTCGAGCGGGGGAATGAAACCCGGGAAGAGTCGCGCAAGGCGTGGCTGTTCCGGGTGGCGTTTCACGAAGCGATGGCGATTCGCCGGCGCGATGCGGTGGGAGACAAAATCTTCCGCAAAATCGCCTGGCAGCGCGATCACACCAGCGATGCCTCTGACGAACCGCTCCTGCGACTCGAAACCGTCGAGCAAGTTCGTGCGGCACTCTCGGACCTTCCGCCCGATCAGTTGCAGATTGTTCGGATGCGAATATACGAAGAAAAAACTTTTGCGACGATTGCGGCCGAACTCAACATTCCGCTCGGCACGGCCCTGGGAAGAATGCGAGCCGCCATCATCAAGCTCCGGTCGAAGCTTGAACCTGCTTCGGACGAGTTTGATCGCGGCTCCTAG
- a CDS encoding PAS domain-containing protein, which yields MTTSHPSPLSAAQEIAQLKARIADLESSAAAHQCTTAEQLLAAAALGMTSSTGREFFDKLTTHLALTLKMDYVVVGVLLPGRDRVATLSMHGPEGLEKMVEYDLGGTPCENVVSQDVCVYPANVTRYFPTDQMLIDMGIESYLGIPLRGSKQEVLGLLAVLSRKTLGDISMVRQVLEIFSSRASAEVERLKVEQQLSSERSHLLMAMQAGRVATYEWDLLTQQLTWSEGVNEIFGIEDDLSLGNLMQMGSNIHPEDLPRLKQYVSELRAGVLIGGLEFRLRQSGEYRWLRLQGRIAYDEQQRPRRIVGTMSDVTLDHQVQQQQFTFRQRVQRLIETQQLILDGMPIGCLMNDADMRITYANPAVETIFGYSSEELVGELPFGKLVPERSRDGVLQVLAQLRSGVRNTLGIDEHLTKEGRTVFCEWRHTPLFSLSGDFVGYLSMVLDVTERVRRDEQIRRNEQLLRRQLDELEGIYAAAPVGLAFFDRHGRLVRMNDLLSQAFGSRADRLIGRSLEEILGESAGPMVTPLERVITTGQSVSDVCVVTRSGLGAKEQRHWLVDYCPVLGIAGEVVGVTAVVEEVTSRVLAERERENLIRQLEMKNAELERFAYTVSHDLKSPLITISGFAGVLEQDLDMGQMQAARDDLREIKDAATHMSLLLDELLQLSRVGRFVGELRPIVLGNVVRRVLSAAAGRLGSKYVEFVVDPHLPTVMGDEVRLYELFQNLVDNAIKFSGMAAVPRITFSCRSLAPTIVMEVRDNGIGVQPRYLEKIFGLFEQLSPEVEGTGVGLAIAKRVMEVHGGKIWAESEGLGKGTAIVMEFPACDSSSDS from the coding sequence ATGACGACGAGCCATCCCTCCCCACTATCCGCCGCCCAGGAAATTGCTCAGCTGAAAGCGCGCATTGCCGATCTTGAGTCATCAGCTGCAGCGCATCAATGCACCACCGCCGAGCAACTGCTGGCTGCTGCCGCACTCGGGATGACCAGTTCCACGGGGCGCGAGTTTTTCGACAAACTCACCACGCACCTAGCGCTCACGCTGAAGATGGACTACGTCGTCGTCGGCGTGCTTCTCCCCGGGCGTGATCGTGTAGCCACTCTCTCGATGCATGGTCCCGAGGGACTCGAGAAAATGGTGGAGTACGATCTCGGGGGAACTCCCTGCGAGAACGTGGTGAGCCAGGATGTTTGCGTCTATCCAGCGAATGTAACGAGGTACTTTCCCACCGATCAAATGCTGATCGACATGGGAATCGAGTCGTACCTCGGCATCCCGCTGCGTGGCAGCAAGCAGGAGGTGCTCGGTTTGTTGGCGGTCCTCTCGCGGAAAACGCTCGGCGACATTTCGATGGTGCGACAAGTCCTCGAGATCTTCTCGTCACGCGCGTCAGCGGAGGTCGAGCGACTGAAGGTCGAGCAGCAACTGAGCAGCGAGCGGTCGCACTTGCTGATGGCGATGCAGGCGGGGCGTGTTGCCACGTATGAATGGGATCTGTTGACCCAGCAACTGACGTGGTCCGAAGGTGTCAACGAGATTTTCGGCATCGAGGATGATCTGTCGCTCGGTAATCTGATGCAGATGGGGTCGAACATTCACCCCGAAGATTTGCCGCGACTCAAGCAGTATGTGAGCGAACTACGAGCCGGCGTGCTAATTGGGGGGCTCGAGTTTCGTTTGCGACAGAGTGGCGAATATCGTTGGCTTCGACTGCAAGGACGCATTGCTTACGATGAACAGCAGCGCCCCCGGCGCATCGTCGGCACGATGAGCGATGTGACACTCGATCATCAAGTTCAGCAGCAGCAATTTACTTTTCGTCAGCGTGTGCAGCGACTGATCGAAACGCAGCAACTGATTCTCGATGGGATGCCGATCGGCTGTTTGATGAACGATGCCGATATGCGTATCACTTATGCCAATCCGGCGGTCGAGACAATTTTTGGCTACTCGAGCGAAGAGCTGGTTGGTGAACTTCCGTTTGGAAAGTTGGTGCCCGAACGCTCGCGTGATGGTGTACTTCAAGTGCTCGCTCAGCTTCGTTCAGGTGTGCGCAATACGTTGGGTATCGATGAGCATTTGACGAAAGAAGGACGCACGGTTTTTTGCGAGTGGCGACATACCCCTTTGTTTTCGCTGAGTGGCGATTTTGTCGGCTATCTGTCGATGGTGCTGGATGTCACCGAGCGCGTGCGCCGCGATGAACAGATTCGGCGGAACGAGCAGCTGCTGCGACGTCAACTCGATGAGCTCGAAGGAATCTATGCGGCAGCTCCGGTGGGACTTGCCTTTTTTGATCGGCATGGACGCTTGGTGCGGATGAATGACCTGCTTTCTCAGGCATTTGGCTCGCGCGCTGATCGTTTGATCGGTCGTTCGCTCGAAGAGATTCTGGGGGAAAGCGCGGGGCCAATGGTGACGCCGCTCGAGCGTGTGATCACCACCGGTCAGTCGGTCAGCGATGTCTGTGTGGTCACGCGCAGTGGACTGGGGGCGAAAGAGCAGCGGCACTGGCTGGTCGATTACTGCCCCGTTTTAGGAATCGCTGGCGAAGTGGTGGGTGTGACCGCAGTGGTGGAAGAAGTGACCAGCCGAGTGCTGGCGGAACGAGAGCGCGAGAACCTGATTCGCCAACTCGAGATGAAGAACGCGGAGCTGGAGCGATTTGCGTATACCGTTTCGCACGATTTGAAGAGTCCGCTCATCACCATCAGCGGGTTTGCCGGGGTGCTGGAGCAAGACCTCGACATGGGGCAAATGCAAGCGGCCCGCGACGACTTGCGCGAGATCAAAGATGCTGCGACGCACATGAGCCTTTTGCTCGACGAACTGCTGCAGCTGTCGCGCGTGGGGCGCTTCGTCGGCGAGCTGCGCCCGATCGTCCTCGGGAATGTGGTGCGGCGCGTCTTATCGGCAGCTGCTGGTCGGCTGGGCTCGAAGTATGTCGAATTTGTTGTCGATCCCCATCTCCCGACCGTGATGGGAGACGAAGTTCGTTTGTACGAACTTTTTCAAAATCTCGTCGATAACGCGATCAAATTTTCGGGAATGGCAGCGGTTCCCCGCATCACCTTTAGTTGCCGATCGTTAGCACCCACAATTGTGATGGAAGTGCGCGACAATGGCATTGGAGTGCAGCCGCGCTACCTCGAAAAAATCTTTGGACTCTTCGAGCAACTCTCGCCCGAAGTCGAAGGAACTGGGGTCGGGCTCGCCATTGCCAAGCGTGTGATGGAAGTCCATGGGGGAAAAATTTGGGCCGAATCCGAGGGGCTTGGGAAGGGAACGGCCATCGTGATGGAGTTCCCAGCGTGCGACAGCTCGAGCGATTCGTAG